From Electrophorus electricus isolate fEleEle1 chromosome 8, fEleEle1.pri, whole genome shotgun sequence, the proteins below share one genomic window:
- the asns gene encoding asparagine synthetase [glutamine-hydrolyzing], with translation MCGIWALFGSDECLSVQCTCAMKIGHRGPDAFRFENVNDYTNCCFGFHRLAIVDPLYGMQPLRIKKFPFLWLCYNGEIYNHLQLKRHFKFDYQTQVDGEILLHLYNQNGIQEMASLLDGVFAFILLDTANRKVFLGRDTYGVRPLFRLLTDNGFLAVCSEAKGLTQITHSMSEPAKITPFPPGHFEEFDLKQTGKVKSVRLESFHSCTDKPRHAVHDSAGELATDFALEAVKHNIRILFENAVRKRLMAHRRIGCLLSGGLDSSLVAATLVKLAKEEKLQYQIQTFAIGADDSPDVVAARKVADHIGSNHHEVNFTPEEGICALEEVILHLESYDITTVRASVGMYLVSKYIREKTDSVVIFSGEGSDELTQGYIYFHRAPTPKAAAEDSERLLKELYMFDVLRADRTTAAHGLELRVPFLDHRFTAYYLSLPEEMRVPKDGVEKHLLRDAFRGLNLIPDEILWRRKEAFSDGITSMKKSWYTSLQEHIDSQVNDSELEEAPNLFPYNPPTTKEGFFFRQIFEKHYPGRSKWISHYWMPRWIKATDPSARTLSIYKPDKDQ, from the exons ATGTGTGGTATATGGGCCTTGTTTGGCAGCGATGAGTGTCTGTCAGTTCAGTGCACCTGTGCTATGAAGATTGGCCATCGAGGTCCCGACGCTTTTCgttttgaaaatgttaatgaCTACACCAACTGTTGCTTCGGTTTCCACCGTTTGGCAATTGTGGACCCACTCTATGGCATGCAGCCCCTGCGTATAAAGAAATTCCCTTTCCTCTGGCTCTGCTATAATGGCGAGATCTACAACCACCTCCAG CTGAAAAGGCACTTTAAGTTTGACTATCAGACTCAAGTGGATGGGGAGATCCTGCTTCACTTGTACAACCAAAATGGTATCCAAGAAATGGCCTCTCTGCTGGATGGTGTGTTTGCCTTCATTCTGCTGGACACTGCCAACAGGAAAGTTTTCCTAGGGAGGGATACGTATGGCGTAAGGCCCTTGTTCAGGCTCCTGACTGATAATGGCTTCCTCGCCGTCTGCTCAGAGGCCAAAG GTTTGACACAGATCACCCATTCCATGTCTGAACCTGCGAAGATAACCCCTTTCCCACCCGGCCACTTTGAGGAGTTTGACTTGAAGCAGACTGGAAAGGTTAAGTCTGTACGGCTGGAAAGTTTCCATAGTTGCACTGATAAGCCCCGACACGCTGTCCATGACAGTGCTGGGGAACTTGCCACAG ATTTTGCTCTGGAGGCAGTGAAGCACAACATCAGGATCCTTTTTGAAAATGCTGTGAGGAAACGGCTGATGGCCCACAGGAGGATCGGGTGCCTTCTCTCCG GGGGACTTGACTCTAGCCTAGTCGCTGCCACTCTTGTCAAATTAGCCAAGGAGGAGAAGTTGCAGTACCAGATTCAGACATTTGCTATCGGTGCAGATGACAGTCCAGACGTTGTGGCTGCTCGTAAG GTTGCAGACCATATAGGCAGCAATCATCACGAGGTGAATTTCACCCCAGAAGAGGGCATTTGTGCTTTGGAGGAGGTCATCCTCCACCTGGAAAGTTACGACATCACCACAGTGCGCGCATCTGTTG gCATGTATCTTGTATCTAAGTATATCCGTGAGAAGACTGACAGTGTGGTGATCTTCTCTGGTGAAGGATCTGATGAACTCACACAGGGCTACATCTATTTCCATAGG GCTCCAACCCCGAAAGCAGCTGCAGAGGACAGTGAGCGACTGCTGAAAGAGCTGTACATGTTTGATGTGCTGAGAGCAGACAGAACTACAGCCGCACACGG GCTGGAGCTGAGAGTGCCTTTCCTGGACCACAGGTTCACTGCCTACTACCTCTCTCTGCCTGAGGAGATGAGGGTGCCCAAG GATGGGGTGGAGAAGCATCTTCTGAGGGATGCATTCAGAGGGCTGAATCTGATTCCGGATGAAATACTGTGGAGACGCAAAGAGGCTTTCAGTGATGGGATCACATCCATGAAGAAGTCCTGGTACACAAGCTTGCAGGAGCACATCGACTCTCAG GTTAACGACTCTGAGTTGGAGGAAGCACCCAACTTATTCCCTTACAATCCCCCCACTACCAAAGAAGGCTTCTTCTTCCGGCAGATCTTTGAGAAGCATTACCCGGGCCGCAGTAAGTGGATCTCCCATTACTGGATGCCCCGCTGGATCAAAGCCACTGACCCTTCTGCCAGAACCCTCTCCATCTACAAGCCAGACAAGGACCAGTAA